One genomic region from Paramicrobacterium agarici encodes:
- a CDS encoding DNA alkylation repair protein, translating into MTGENVADLRTELSQLEDPGLRAANERRGDDHGINLTALRSIAKRLKKQPELARELWATHETGLQLLAVLISSPRQYDSAQLDRMLREARAPKVREWFVNYVAKKSPHAEELRVSWLGADDPLVRSAGWALTSDRVVKNPDGIDLRGLLDAIELSMKTAPDPLQWQMNACLAQIGIMHPEHRTRAITIGERLEVLKDYPTPPGCTSPYAPTWIGEIVARRRDG; encoded by the coding sequence ATGACAGGCGAGAACGTCGCTGATCTCAGAACCGAGCTTTCCCAACTGGAGGATCCTGGTCTGCGCGCGGCCAATGAACGCCGGGGAGACGACCACGGGATCAACCTGACCGCGTTGCGCTCGATCGCAAAGAGGCTGAAGAAGCAGCCAGAACTGGCACGCGAACTCTGGGCGACTCACGAGACCGGGCTGCAGCTTCTCGCGGTTCTGATCAGTAGCCCGCGGCAGTACGACTCTGCTCAGCTCGATCGGATGCTGCGTGAAGCACGTGCTCCCAAGGTGCGAGAGTGGTTTGTCAACTACGTCGCAAAGAAGTCACCCCATGCAGAAGAACTCCGCGTGTCCTGGCTCGGCGCTGACGATCCGCTCGTCCGGAGCGCCGGGTGGGCGCTGACTTCCGATCGTGTCGTCAAGAACCCGGACGGTATCGATCTTCGTGGGCTGCTCGATGCGATCGAGTTGTCGATGAAGACTGCTCCCGATCCACTCCAGTGGCAGATGAACGCGTGTCTCGCTCAGATCGGGATCATGCACCCCGAGCACCGCACTCGAGCGATCACCATTGGCGAGCGGCTCGAGGTTCTGAAGGACTATCCGACACCGCCAGGCTGCACGTCACCCTACGCTCCCACGTGGATCGGGGAGATCGTCGCACGGAGACGTGACGGCTGA
- a CDS encoding redoxin domain-containing protein, translated as MLSIGDVAPEFDLPDQHGRRLRLSDLRGTRTVLVFLPLAFSAVCAGELEQLSADERIFEAAGAEVVGVTVDSMFSLRAWADSVATSIRLLSDFWPHGAVSARYEAFDAARGRAQRVTVAIDGEGRVVTTFSTPADRARTTEMYVSALAEFDRSA; from the coding sequence ATGCTCTCCATCGGTGACGTCGCTCCCGAGTTCGACCTGCCCGACCAGCACGGGCGGCGCCTTCGGCTCAGCGATCTGCGCGGCACACGGACGGTGCTCGTCTTCCTTCCACTCGCATTCTCCGCCGTCTGTGCGGGCGAGCTCGAGCAGCTTTCCGCCGACGAGCGGATCTTTGAGGCGGCTGGCGCAGAGGTCGTCGGCGTGACCGTCGACTCGATGTTCAGCTTGCGCGCTTGGGCCGATTCGGTGGCAACCAGCATCCGCCTGCTCTCGGACTTCTGGCCCCACGGAGCCGTGTCTGCTCGCTACGAAGCTTTCGACGCCGCACGGGGCCGAGCACAGCGCGTCACGGTGGCGATCGACGGCGAGGGCAGGGTGGTCACGACGTTTTCGACGCCCGCCGACCGGGCTCGGACGACCGAGATGTATGTCAGCGCCCTCGCCGAGTTCGATCGCAGCGCGTGA
- a CDS encoding zinc ribbon domain-containing protein, whose product MKAPNSEQKKLLDLQQSDSGIDRLRHRERNLPEDHALTEANAERDAITRRLATEVGAVEDAQADLARLESDAATVAARMQRDEQRLQQTSSVKDVAALEAELDSLRKRTSALEEQQLEVMQAVEDATVVADSTRAESSAISDRISEITAQRQSSLDAIAAEMGTLNGARTALAQSLDTALLEIYEKQRAKTGIGAALFRAGTCGGCTMTLTGQDLADVRAAAIDDVVRCPECNCIVVRTEESGLW is encoded by the coding sequence GTGAAGGCACCGAACTCCGAGCAGAAGAAGCTCCTCGATCTTCAGCAGTCCGACTCCGGTATCGACCGGCTCCGCCATCGCGAAAGGAATCTCCCCGAAGACCACGCGCTCACCGAAGCGAACGCTGAGCGTGACGCCATCACGCGTCGGCTCGCGACAGAGGTCGGCGCCGTCGAAGATGCGCAGGCCGATCTTGCACGCCTCGAATCGGATGCGGCGACAGTTGCGGCGCGCATGCAACGAGATGAACAGCGATTGCAGCAGACGTCGTCCGTCAAGGATGTCGCAGCGCTCGAGGCAGAACTTGATTCCCTGAGAAAGCGCACGTCGGCTCTCGAAGAGCAGCAGCTCGAGGTGATGCAGGCGGTCGAGGACGCCACGGTCGTCGCCGATAGCACCCGAGCGGAGAGCAGCGCCATCAGCGACCGCATCTCGGAGATCACCGCGCAGCGACAGTCGTCCCTTGACGCGATCGCCGCCGAAATGGGCACGCTCAACGGTGCTCGCACAGCCCTCGCTCAGTCGCTCGATACAGCCTTACTGGAGATCTACGAGAAGCAGAGGGCGAAGACCGGGATCGGCGCAGCGCTGTTCCGGGCTGGGACGTGCGGTGGCTGCACCATGACTCTCACCGGTCAGGACCTCGCCGACGTGCGCGCTGCAGCCATCGACGATGTCGTGCGCTGCCCCGAGTGCAACTGCATCGTGGTTCGTACGGAAGAGTCCGGACTCTGGTGA
- the ppgK gene encoding polyphosphate--glucose phosphotransferase — protein sequence MSSHDTNVAIGIDIGGTGIKGASVDVRTGSLISERIKVPTPEGARPDDVIEAVATLFERLSTEDIADAPLGVAFPAVVKHGVTMSAANVSDEWIGLGAEKLFEDALSRDISFLNDADAAGLAELRYGAARDVRGVTLMTTLGTGIGTAILSGGKLVPNVELGHIELDGKDAETTTSNAAREREDLSWSQWAQRLQRYYSACEVYLSPDLIVVGGGVSKHHEHFLPLLDLTAKIVPAKLRNNAGILGAAARASDKHVARV from the coding sequence ATGAGCTCGCATGACACGAACGTCGCCATCGGAATCGATATCGGCGGAACGGGCATCAAGGGGGCGTCTGTCGATGTCCGCACAGGGTCGCTGATCAGCGAGCGCATCAAGGTTCCGACTCCAGAGGGAGCGCGCCCTGACGATGTCATCGAGGCGGTGGCGACGCTCTTCGAGAGGCTCTCGACAGAAGACATCGCAGATGCACCGCTCGGTGTCGCCTTTCCCGCAGTCGTGAAACACGGGGTGACGATGTCGGCTGCGAACGTTTCCGACGAGTGGATTGGCCTCGGTGCCGAGAAGCTCTTCGAAGACGCGCTGTCCCGAGACATCAGCTTTCTCAATGACGCGGATGCTGCCGGGCTCGCTGAGCTTCGCTATGGAGCTGCACGCGATGTTCGTGGGGTCACGTTGATGACCACTCTGGGTACGGGCATCGGAACCGCGATTCTCTCGGGCGGCAAGCTCGTGCCTAACGTCGAGCTTGGTCACATCGAACTCGACGGCAAGGATGCCGAGACGACGACGTCGAACGCTGCTCGAGAACGAGAGGATCTCTCCTGGAGCCAGTGGGCACAACGTCTCCAGCGGTATTACAGCGCGTGCGAAGTGTATCTCTCGCCCGACCTTATCGTCGTCGGGGGCGGCGTGTCGAAGCACCACGAGCACTTCCTGCCCCTGCTCGACCTCACTGCGAAGATCGTGCCCGCCAAGCTGCGCAACAATGCGGGGATTCTCGGCGCTGCGGCGCGAGCCTCCGACAAGCATGTCGCGAGGGTGTGA
- a CDS encoding RDD family protein: MPPSNIPGQTFGDLAPSAYPGERLGLPREGHGSVARFGRRLMALVIDWAIASLVVSGIAALVPAWNAVSQHPATIPLVFAVLQIVFISTIGGSMGHRLLGLRIVPLAGGYVGLWRPVVRTVLLCLVVPILVWDSDQRGFHDKIAGTMLIRG; encoded by the coding sequence GTGCCACCTTCCAACATACCCGGTCAGACTTTCGGGGACCTCGCTCCCAGCGCCTATCCGGGTGAAAGACTCGGTCTCCCGCGCGAAGGGCACGGAAGCGTGGCCCGCTTCGGACGCCGGCTTATGGCGCTGGTGATCGACTGGGCGATCGCGTCGCTCGTCGTCTCTGGGATCGCTGCGCTGGTGCCGGCGTGGAACGCTGTCTCACAGCATCCGGCGACGATTCCCCTCGTCTTTGCGGTTCTGCAGATCGTCTTCATCTCGACGATCGGGGGGAGTATGGGGCACCGCCTGCTCGGCCTGCGAATCGTCCCGCTCGCCGGCGGGTATGTCGGGCTGTGGCGCCCCGTCGTGCGCACGGTGCTGTTGTGCCTCGTCGTGCCCATCCTGGTCTGGGATTCAGATCAGCGCGGATTTCACGACAAGATCGCGGGTACGATGCTGATTCGCGGGTGA
- a CDS encoding bifunctional [glutamine synthetase] adenylyltransferase/[glutamine synthetase]-adenylyl-L-tyrosine phosphorylase → MVARDQSALSGLARSGFSRLTEAKQWLAELSELLDVPADALAPELSVAADPDSALTHLIALERTHEGSVGGRWAEETQRHALIRLLGASSGLAEFFLRHPEHLDVLALTREDIPSASDMRADFFTALGVTNGFAASGGDDAACLLRERYRRLLARIAIVDLSAQDPKEVLERVTAHLSDAASAVLEAALAIARTRLTAPDVGRALFPRADVELTRFAVIGMGKAGARELNYVSDVDVIYVAEGDGELSQSRAIDVATRLAMHMQRIVDEPAVEPGLWEVDPNLRPEGKDGALVRSLDSHLAYYERWAKSWEFQALLKARPLAGDTVLGREYVDAVSPLVWDSAHRSDFVESVQAMRGRVTANIPADEVQRQIKLGPGGLRDVEFTVQLLQLVHGQADESVRHGGTLPALSALSDAGYIGRQEATDFADAYRYLRVLEHRLQLARLRRTHLMPREEENLRVLARSARQSGGASSLVRTWEKTKHDVRELHERLFFRPLLSAVAALPEDELTLSTDQAKARLTAIGFRDPRGALGHIAALTAGVSRRATIQRHLLPVMLRWFAEGADPDYGLLAFRRLSDALGSSHWFLRMLRDSSMVAERLTRVLSSSRYVGELLAAFPESSAWLEDDTELRPIGFPALRDEMRAIFSRHESLERAAKAVLRVRRREILRLALGAILDIDGVTELGPALADVTDATLQGMLRQIRATVPGGELLEFAIVGMGRFGGAELGFGSDTDVIYVFRPLTEDTAKAQDVAQKYVAELTRLTDDPVLPLDLDVDLRPEGKNGPVVRSLESYRAYYARWSLTWEAQALLRARGVAGDEGLIRDFIELADTVRYPAQISENDVREVKRIKARVENERLPRGADPLRHVKLGRGSLSDVEWFVQLIQLQYAHEVVSLRTTSTLTALEVAVESGLVKPDEAEQLREAWTFASRARSAMTLWLNRTTDVLPIERRQLEGIARILEYPPGSAGALEEDYFAITRRARRVFEQSFYGRPDVPHTRAF, encoded by the coding sequence ATGGTCGCACGTGATCAATCGGCGCTGAGCGGCCTGGCTCGCTCCGGATTCTCACGATTGACGGAAGCGAAGCAATGGCTGGCCGAACTCAGCGAGCTTCTCGATGTTCCGGCGGACGCTCTCGCCCCGGAACTGAGCGTAGCGGCGGACCCGGATTCCGCGCTCACGCACCTTATAGCTCTCGAGCGCACGCACGAGGGATCCGTCGGCGGCCGATGGGCCGAGGAGACGCAGCGGCACGCGCTCATCCGCCTGCTCGGCGCGTCGAGCGGTCTTGCTGAGTTCTTTCTGAGACACCCGGAGCATCTCGATGTCCTTGCCCTGACCCGAGAGGACATCCCTTCAGCATCCGACATGCGCGCCGATTTCTTCACAGCTCTCGGCGTAACCAACGGCTTCGCGGCCTCAGGTGGTGACGACGCCGCGTGTCTGCTGAGGGAGCGTTATCGGCGCCTTCTTGCGCGCATCGCCATCGTCGATCTCTCGGCGCAGGACCCGAAAGAGGTTCTCGAGCGGGTGACAGCACATCTCTCGGATGCTGCCTCCGCAGTTCTCGAGGCCGCACTCGCCATCGCTCGGACACGACTCACGGCACCGGATGTCGGGCGAGCCCTCTTCCCGAGAGCAGATGTTGAACTCACGCGATTCGCCGTGATCGGCATGGGAAAGGCGGGCGCCCGGGAGCTCAACTATGTCAGCGACGTCGATGTCATATACGTGGCCGAGGGCGATGGCGAACTCAGCCAAAGTCGCGCGATCGACGTCGCAACGCGGCTGGCAATGCACATGCAGCGGATCGTCGATGAACCGGCCGTCGAACCGGGTCTCTGGGAAGTGGATCCGAATCTGCGCCCTGAAGGCAAAGATGGCGCTCTCGTTCGCAGTCTGGATTCGCACCTGGCGTACTACGAACGCTGGGCGAAGAGCTGGGAGTTTCAGGCACTGCTCAAGGCGCGTCCCCTCGCGGGTGACACGGTGTTGGGCCGCGAGTACGTCGACGCGGTATCACCGCTTGTCTGGGACAGTGCGCACCGGAGTGACTTCGTCGAGTCCGTCCAGGCCATGAGAGGACGTGTGACCGCGAACATTCCTGCAGACGAGGTGCAGCGCCAGATCAAGCTCGGACCGGGCGGTCTCAGGGACGTCGAGTTCACCGTGCAGCTGCTGCAGCTTGTTCACGGTCAGGCCGATGAAAGCGTGCGCCATGGTGGCACGCTTCCTGCTTTGAGCGCGCTCTCTGATGCTGGCTACATCGGCAGGCAGGAGGCAACAGACTTCGCCGATGCCTATCGGTACCTCCGCGTTCTCGAGCATCGACTTCAGCTCGCGCGTCTACGACGCACGCACCTGATGCCACGCGAAGAGGAGAACCTTCGGGTTCTCGCACGCTCCGCTCGGCAGTCCGGCGGCGCTTCTTCGCTCGTGCGCACGTGGGAGAAGACGAAGCACGACGTCCGTGAACTGCATGAACGCCTCTTCTTCCGACCGCTCCTGAGCGCAGTGGCGGCGTTGCCTGAAGACGAGCTCACCCTGAGCACGGATCAGGCGAAGGCGCGACTCACCGCGATCGGATTCCGGGACCCGCGCGGTGCGCTCGGTCACATCGCCGCCCTCACTGCGGGAGTGTCTCGCCGCGCGACGATCCAGCGGCATCTTCTGCCCGTCATGCTTCGCTGGTTCGCTGAAGGCGCAGACCCCGACTATGGCCTCCTGGCATTCCGCCGCCTGAGTGACGCGCTCGGTTCGTCTCACTGGTTCTTGAGGATGCTGCGCGATTCATCGATGGTCGCCGAGCGGTTGACGCGGGTGCTTTCGAGCTCACGCTATGTGGGAGAGCTCCTTGCCGCATTCCCCGAGTCTTCGGCCTGGCTCGAAGACGACACGGAGCTTCGCCCCATCGGGTTCCCGGCACTCCGCGACGAGATGCGGGCCATCTTCTCACGGCACGAATCTCTCGAGCGTGCGGCGAAAGCCGTGCTCCGAGTGCGCCGCCGCGAGATTCTGCGGCTTGCCCTTGGCGCGATTCTCGACATCGACGGTGTCACTGAGCTCGGTCCAGCGCTTGCAGACGTCACGGACGCGACGCTCCAGGGAATGCTGCGTCAGATTCGTGCGACAGTTCCCGGCGGTGAGCTCCTCGAGTTCGCAATTGTCGGCATGGGGCGATTCGGGGGAGCAGAACTCGGCTTCGGGTCGGACACCGACGTTATTTACGTTTTCCGACCGCTGACTGAAGACACGGCGAAGGCACAAGACGTCGCGCAGAAGTATGTTGCGGAACTCACCCGGCTCACCGACGACCCCGTGCTGCCTTTGGACCTCGATGTTGATCTCCGCCCGGAGGGCAAAAACGGCCCCGTCGTCAGGTCGCTCGAGTCGTATCGCGCGTACTACGCGCGATGGTCGCTCACCTGGGAGGCACAGGCTCTCCTGCGAGCTCGAGGTGTCGCGGGCGATGAAGGCCTCATCCGCGACTTCATCGAGCTTGCGGACACCGTCCGCTATCCCGCGCAGATCAGCGAGAACGATGTTCGCGAGGTCAAACGAATCAAAGCGCGTGTCGAGAACGAGCGGCTGCCGAGGGGCGCCGATCCATTGCGACACGTCAAGCTGGGTCGCGGCTCGCTCAGTGACGTCGAGTGGTTTGTGCAGCTCATCCAGTTGCAGTACGCCCACGAGGTCGTCTCTCTCCGGACCACGTCGACTCTCACGGCGCTTGAGGTGGCGGTCGAGTCCGGGCTCGTCAAGCCCGATGAAGCCGAGCAGCTGCGTGAAGCGTGGACTTTTGCATCACGGGCGCGCTCGGCGATGACGCTGTGGCTGAACCGCACGACGGACGTCCTGCCGATCGAGCGCAGGCAGCTCGAAGGTATCGCACGCATACTCGAGTACCCTCCGGGTTCCGCCGGCGCTCTCGAGGAGGACTATTTCGCCATCACACGTCGCGCCCGTCGCGTCTTCGAGCAGTCGTTCTACGGACGCCCCGACGTACCTCACACGCGAGCGTTCTGA
- the map gene encoding type I methionyl aminopeptidase translates to MPKDSHGHLVAGRVGPQRLVPRSIPRPEYVGKKSPTPYRGNDVYSAEQIQRIRESSIIAARAIEAVGAHIRPGVTTDELDRVGHEFLVDHEAYPSTLGYRGYPKSLCSSVNEVICHGIPDDTVLEDGDIINIDITAFHDGMHGDTNRTFVVGNATREARDLVERTEEALRRGVKAVAPGRELNVIGRAIESYAKRFGYGVVRDFTGHGVGEAFHSGLIVPHYDAAPEYSTVMQPGMVFTIEPMLTAGDITWDMWADDWTVTTKDKSLTAQFEHTLVVTERGAEVLTLP, encoded by the coding sequence ATGCCCAAGGATTCTCACGGTCATCTGGTTGCCGGACGTGTCGGACCTCAGCGGCTGGTACCTCGATCGATCCCCCGGCCGGAATATGTCGGCAAGAAGTCGCCAACCCCCTACAGGGGAAACGACGTGTATTCTGCGGAGCAGATCCAGCGAATTCGAGAGTCGAGCATCATCGCCGCTCGCGCGATCGAGGCGGTCGGAGCGCACATCCGACCCGGAGTCACTACTGACGAGCTCGATCGCGTCGGGCACGAGTTCCTCGTCGACCACGAAGCGTACCCATCGACACTCGGCTATCGCGGATACCCCAAGTCGCTGTGCAGCTCGGTCAACGAGGTCATCTGTCACGGAATCCCCGACGACACGGTCCTTGAGGACGGCGACATCATCAATATTGACATCACTGCCTTCCACGACGGCATGCACGGAGACACGAATCGAACGTTCGTCGTCGGCAACGCGACGCGTGAGGCCCGCGATCTCGTCGAACGCACGGAAGAGGCGTTGAGACGCGGAGTCAAGGCGGTCGCGCCGGGCCGCGAACTCAACGTGATCGGTCGTGCCATCGAGTCCTACGCTAAGCGGTTCGGGTACGGAGTTGTTCGCGACTTCACGGGCCACGGCGTCGGAGAGGCGTTCCACTCGGGATTGATCGTGCCTCACTACGATGCCGCGCCAGAATACTCAACCGTGATGCAGCCGGGAATGGTCTTCACGATCGAACCGATGCTGACGGCGGGCGACATCACATGGGACATGTGGGCAGACGACTGGACGGTGACGACGAAGGACAAATCACTCACCGCGCAGTTCGAACACACGCTTGTCGTGACCGAACGCGGCGCCGAAGTGCTCACTCTTCCCTGA
- a CDS encoding Nif3-like dinuclear metal center hexameric protein: MAVLLADILAVADELWPRSGAEDWDAVGLVSGDPRAHVERVILAVDAVRGTVDEAVDENAQLMLVHHPLLMRGVTSVAADRYKGDLLTRLIRHDCALVTAHTNADVVDGGTSSAMANALGVVDSEPITPARNGVGGIGRVGDLTGELTLEQFAARVADALPKTVSGVRVAGDATASVRRIAICGGAGDSLLAHPSVTSADVYVTSDLRHHPASESREQSMLTGGPALIDVSHWAAESLWLSNAAAQLTARFPTLDVRVSDVRTDPWDFSVRNA; encoded by the coding sequence GTGGCCGTTTTACTCGCAGATATCCTTGCCGTCGCAGACGAGCTGTGGCCGCGCTCCGGTGCCGAGGACTGGGACGCCGTGGGGCTTGTGAGCGGGGACCCGCGTGCGCACGTCGAACGCGTGATCCTTGCCGTCGATGCCGTTCGCGGAACCGTGGACGAGGCCGTCGACGAGAACGCGCAGCTGATGCTGGTGCACCATCCGCTCCTCATGCGCGGAGTGACGAGCGTGGCAGCTGATCGCTACAAAGGAGACCTGCTCACGCGACTGATTCGTCACGACTGCGCGCTCGTGACCGCGCATACGAATGCTGACGTCGTCGATGGGGGAACATCGTCGGCCATGGCGAATGCGCTCGGCGTCGTCGACAGTGAACCCATCACCCCCGCTCGGAACGGCGTCGGGGGAATCGGGCGCGTGGGAGACCTGACAGGCGAACTCACCCTCGAGCAGTTCGCCGCGCGTGTGGCAGATGCGTTGCCCAAGACCGTCAGCGGCGTTCGCGTGGCGGGCGACGCGACGGCATCCGTTCGGAGAATCGCGATCTGCGGCGGGGCGGGGGACTCTCTGCTTGCGCACCCCTCCGTAACCTCCGCTGACGTGTACGTGACGAGCGACCTGCGCCACCATCCGGCGTCGGAATCGCGAGAGCAGTCGATGCTCACGGGGGGCCCCGCGTTGATCGACGTCTCGCACTGGGCGGCCGAGTCGCTCTGGCTTTCGAACGCAGCGGCGCAGCTCACCGCACGATTCCCCACGCTCGACGTACGAGTGAGCGACGTCCGAACCGACCCGTGGGACTTCTCCGTCCGCAACGCTTGA
- the glnA gene encoding type I glutamate--ammonia ligase, producing MDKQRDFVLRTIEERGIKFVRLWFTDVVGTLKSVAIAPAEVEGAFAEGLGFDGSAIEGFTRSYESDLLSVPDPGTFQVLPWRGEIDPTARMFCDLTTPDGQPAAADPRHVLKRTLAKAKDLGFTFYTHPEVEFYLMKSASLVDGGPVPVDDAGYFDNVPGGTAHDFRRRAVTMLEDIGISVEYSHHEGGPGQNEIDLRYADALTTADNIMTFRTVVKEVAIEQGVHATFMPKPMSGQPGSGMHTHMSLFEGDTNAFYEAGSQYQLSKVGRQFIAGLLTHAQEITAVTNQFVNSYKRIWGGDEAPSFVTWGHNNRSALIRVPMYKPHKGQSSRVEYRGIDSACNPYLAFSLMLAAGLKGIEEGYELPAEAENNVWSLSDTERRALGYEPLPSNLDHAVQYMEQSELVAETLGSQVYDYFMLNKRQEWHDYRAQVTPYELRTNLTAL from the coding sequence ATGGACAAGCAGCGTGACTTCGTTCTTCGCACGATCGAAGAGCGTGGCATCAAGTTCGTGCGGCTGTGGTTCACCGACGTCGTCGGAACTCTCAAATCCGTGGCCATCGCCCCGGCAGAAGTCGAGGGCGCGTTCGCTGAGGGTCTGGGATTCGATGGTTCCGCGATCGAGGGGTTCACGCGAAGCTACGAGTCCGACCTGCTCTCAGTGCCGGACCCGGGAACCTTCCAAGTGCTTCCCTGGCGCGGCGAGATCGACCCGACGGCGCGCATGTTCTGCGACCTCACAACCCCAGACGGACAGCCAGCGGCTGCCGACCCGCGACACGTTCTCAAGCGGACTCTCGCGAAAGCCAAGGACCTCGGCTTCACGTTCTACACTCACCCCGAGGTCGAGTTCTATCTGATGAAGTCAGCGTCGCTCGTGGACGGCGGACCTGTGCCCGTCGACGACGCGGGCTACTTCGATAATGTTCCCGGAGGCACAGCCCACGACTTCAGGCGTCGTGCCGTCACCATGCTGGAAGACATCGGGATCTCCGTGGAGTACAGCCACCACGAGGGCGGACCGGGCCAGAACGAGATCGATCTTCGCTACGCCGACGCGCTCACGACCGCTGACAACATCATGACGTTCAGAACCGTCGTCAAAGAAGTCGCCATTGAGCAGGGCGTCCATGCTACTTTCATGCCCAAGCCGATGTCCGGGCAGCCCGGCTCAGGCATGCACACCCACATGTCGCTGTTCGAAGGCGACACCAACGCGTTTTACGAAGCCGGATCGCAGTACCAGTTGTCGAAAGTCGGCCGCCAGTTCATCGCCGGGCTGCTGACGCACGCGCAGGAGATCACGGCCGTCACGAACCAGTTCGTGAATTCGTACAAGAGAATCTGGGGCGGCGACGAGGCACCGAGCTTCGTCACATGGGGTCACAACAACCGCTCTGCGCTCATTCGCGTTCCAATGTACAAGCCGCACAAGGGCCAGAGCTCGCGCGTCGAGTACCGCGGCATCGATTCAGCCTGCAATCCCTATCTCGCCTTCTCGCTCATGCTCGCTGCCGGTCTCAAGGGGATCGAAGAAGGATATGAGCTTCCAGCAGAGGCCGAGAACAACGTATGGAGCCTGTCTGACACGGAACGACGGGCCCTCGGATACGAGCCGCTGCCGTCGAATCTCGATCACGCGGTGCAGTACATGGAGCAATCGGAACTCGTGGCCGAAACCCTCGGCTCGCAGGTGTATGACTATTTCATGTTGAACAAGCGACAGGAGTGGCACGACTATCGGGCTCAAGTGACTCCGTACGAACTCCGCACGAACCTCACCGCTCTCTGA
- the glnA gene encoding type I glutamate--ammonia ligase: protein MFSSPTEVLEFIKETDVKFVDIRFTDLPGVQQHFNIPASTVDEDFFTVGQLFDGSSIRGFASIHESDMQLIPDVSTGYVDPFRRERTLVLIFDIYNPRTGEIYAKDPRQVAKKAEKYLTSTGVADTAFFAPEAEFYIFDDVRYEVKENSAFHSVDSSEGAWNSGREEPGGNLANKTPFKGGYFPVSPVDQHADLRDDICLKLTDVGLELERSHHEVGTAGQGEINYRFDTMVHAADDILKFKYVVKNTATQWGKTATFMPKPLFGDNGSGMHTHQSLWNGDQPLFYDENGYGGLSDVARWYIGGLLAHAPAVLAFTNPTVNSYHRLVPGFEAPVNLVYSAGNRSASIRIPITGTNAKAKRVEFRAPDASGNPYLAFAAQLMAGLDGIKNRIEPLEPIDKDLYELPPEEAKGIPQVPASLGAALDALEADHDFLLEGGVFTRELIDTWIDYKRENELKPLALRPHPFEFELYYGV, encoded by the coding sequence ATGTTCAGTTCCCCAACGGAAGTTCTCGAATTCATCAAGGAGACAGATGTCAAGTTCGTCGACATCCGCTTCACGGATCTGCCGGGAGTGCAACAGCACTTCAACATTCCGGCGTCCACCGTCGATGAGGACTTCTTCACGGTCGGCCAGCTGTTCGACGGCTCCTCGATTCGTGGCTTCGCCAGCATCCATGAATCGGACATGCAGCTGATCCCCGACGTCTCGACCGGCTATGTGGACCCGTTTCGTCGCGAGCGCACGCTCGTCTTGATCTTCGACATCTACAACCCGCGCACGGGAGAGATCTACGCGAAGGACCCCCGGCAGGTCGCGAAGAAAGCCGAGAAGTACCTCACGTCGACGGGCGTCGCCGACACCGCATTCTTCGCGCCGGAAGCTGAGTTCTACATCTTCGACGACGTTCGGTACGAAGTAAAGGAGAACTCGGCTTTCCACAGCGTCGATTCCAGCGAAGGAGCATGGAACTCAGGGCGTGAGGAGCCGGGAGGCAACCTGGCCAACAAGACGCCGTTCAAGGGCGGCTACTTTCCCGTCAGCCCAGTGGACCAGCACGCCGACCTCCGCGACGACATCTGCCTGAAGCTGACCGACGTCGGACTCGAGCTCGAACGCAGTCACCACGAGGTGGGCACGGCGGGGCAGGGCGAGATCAACTACCGTTTCGACACGATGGTTCACGCGGCCGACGATATTCTCAAGTTCAAGTACGTGGTCAAGAACACAGCGACTCAATGGGGAAAGACGGCGACGTTCATGCCGAAGCCGCTGTTCGGCGACAACGGATCGGGAATGCACACCCACCAGTCGCTCTGGAACGGGGATCAGCCGCTGTTCTATGACGAGAACGGCTATGGCGGGCTCTCTGACGTCGCACGGTGGTACATTGGCGGGCTCCTCGCGCACGCGCCCGCGGTGCTCGCATTCACGAACCCGACGGTCAACTCGTATCACCGGCTCGTGCCGGGGTTCGAGGCACCGGTGAATCTCGTGTATTCGGCTGGAAACCGTTCTGCGTCCATTCGCATCCCCATCACGGGCACGAACGCAAAGGCGAAGCGGGTGGAGTTCCGTGCTCCGGACGCATCGGGGAACCCGTACCTGGCTTTCGCGGCACAGCTCATGGCCGGGCTCGACGGCATCAAGAATCGAATCGAACCGCTCGAGCCGATCGACAAGGACCTCTACGAGCTTCCGCCAGAGGAGGCAAAGGGCATTCCTCAGGTTCCGGCCTCACTCGGTGCAGCTCTCGATGCTCTCGAAGCCGACCACGACTTCCTTCTCGAAGGAGGCGTTTTCACTCGCGAGCTTATCGACACGTGGATCGACTACAAGCGCGAGAACGAGTTGAAACCACTCGCCCTGCGACCGCACCCGTTCGAGTTCGAGCTGTATTACGGCGTTTAG